The genomic stretch ACCATGTCCAGCAAAATCTCTTACAACAGAGAAACCATTTTTTTCAACATAAGATTGAATCGCATGTCCTAAGTCCCCTAATCTATTTCCAACAACAGCTGCTTCAATTCCTATTTCTCTTGATTTTTCTGTAACTTCTAAAAGTTTTTTACTTTCTTCATCTATTTCACCAATGGCAAAAGTCTTTGCAGAATCTCCATAGTATCCATTTAATTCTGTTACTATATCAAGACTTACTATATCTCCATCTTTTATAACTCTATTGCCTGGTACTCCATGTACAACTTCTTCATTTACTGAAATACAAGTTGCAGAAGGAAAAGGTCCATAAAAGCCTTCAACACCAATACAAGCTGGTCTTGCTCCACAACTTCTGATATAGTCATCAATTATTTTGTCAATTTCTCTAGTTGTGATACCTGCTTTTAAATATGGTGGAATAATATCAGTGTAAATTTTTGCAATTATTTGATTAGCTTTTTTTATTCCTTTAATTTCATCCAAAGTTTTAATTAATCTCATTTATTTCCTCTATCCTAAAATTTTAAATATGTCTTGTGTAATATCTTCTAATTTTTTAGTTCCATCAATTTCAGTTACTTTATTTTGTGCTTTATAATAATCTAAAACTGGTGCAGTTTGATTATGATAAGTTTCTAATCTTTTTACAACAACTTCTTCTGTGTCATCTACTCTTTGAACTAAATCTTCTTCTTTTTCATCAACTGGAGGATTAAACTTAATATGATAAATTTTTCCAGTTACTTTTGATGTTCTTCTTCCTGTAATTCTTTCTATTATATCTGCATCAGGTACATTTAAAGCTATAACTTTTTCTATTTGTTTTCCTAATTTTGTTAATATTTCATCTAAGGCTTTTGCTTGAACAACAGTTCTTGGGAAACCATCCATTATAAAACCTTTTTCACAATCTTTTTCTGCTAATCTTTCAGCAACTAAACCATTAACAACTTCATCAGGAACTAATTGCCCTGCATCCATAAATTTTTTAGCTTCTAATCCTAATTTTGTTTGATTAGCAACTGCCACTCTTAATATATCTCCTGTTGAAATTTGAGGTATTCCATATTTATCAACAATAAATTTTGCTTGTGTTCCTTTTCCTGCTCCTGGTGCTCCAAATAAAACTAAATTCAAATTAATCATCTCCCATTTATTTTTTTTATATTTTTATATTATACATCAATTTTCTAAAAAATGTAATATTTCTAATTCTTTAATTTTCTATTTCTATTTTGTGTAGAACTGGTTTTAAAATTAAATTATTTTTATCATTATATTTATATGTTTTTTCTAAACCTTGTACTAAAGAATATGTGTTTCTAAAACCTGTATTTTCTAATTTTGATATATCTCCAAAAAGATTAACTTCTCTAAATGGAAACCAATCTCTTACTTTTATTTGACTTTTTGCCGTATCTACATATTTTATTGTTGTTTTTTTATTTATAACCTTAGCACATATTTCTATAAATTCACTCATAGTAACATATTCATCTCCAGAAATATTAAAAATTTGATTGTAAAAATCTGAATTATTTATTGAACTTTCTATTGCTAAAGCTAAATCTTCAACATAACCAAATTGAATTATATTATTTTTACTAGGTATATAAATAGGTAAATCATATTTTATTCTTGAAAAAAAATAATTTTCTCTATCTAAATTATTTCCTATTCCATATATATAAAAAGGTCTATATATAGTGTACTTAAAATTGTACAAATTTGAATTTTCAATAGTTTTCTGTTCTGCTAAATATTTATTTTTAGCATAATCTCCCCATATTAAATTCTCTCCTATTTCACTCTCTTCATTTACAGGAGCAGATTCTATACTATTATAAACAGAAGCACTACTTATTAAGATATATTGTTTAAATCTATCTTTCATAACTTTTTGTAATATATCAACTTGCTCTTCTGTATAAGCTGATACATCTACAATAATATCTACTTCTATATTTTTTAAAATATTTTCTGTTTCAATATAATTATTTCTATCTGCTTTTAAAAAAAATACCCCTTCAATATTTTTTCTTGTCCCTCTATTTAAAACATAAACTATGTAATCTTTTTCTAAAAAATTTTTCACTATTTCTTTTCCTACGAATTGATTTCCTCCCATAATTAAAATTTTTTTCATAATATTAACCTCTTTTCAAATTAATAGTTTTATATTAATTATATTCTATCATAAAATATTACATTTTGATAATTAATGTACATTGTTTTTTTTATTTTCATTTTCATTAAAAAATATAAAATAAAAAATATAATTAAAATAGTAATAAAAGATTAGCTATGATATAATATATAGCGAATGAAAAAATTAGGGAGGTTTAAAAATGATAGCAACAGCAAGTCTTGGAATGAGATTTTCTGGTAGAAAATTATTTGAAGATGTAAATTTAAAATTTACTCCTGGTAACTGTTATGGAGTTATAGGAGCTAATGGAGCAGGAAAATCAACATTTGTAAAAATTCTTTCAGGAGAATTAGAAGCAACAGAGGGAGAAGTTATATTTGATAAAAACAAAAGAATGTCTGTTTTAAAACAAGACCACTTCCAATATGAAGAGGAAGAAGTTTTAAATGTTGTTCTTATGGGTAATAAAAAGTTATGGGATATTATGGTAGAGAAAAATGCCATCTATGCAAAAACTAATTTCACTGACGAAGACGGAATAAGAGCTGCAGAACTTGAAGGAGAGTTTGCCGAACTTAATGGATGGGATGCAGAAACAGAAGCTGAAACTTTACTTATGGGACTTAAAATTGGTGCAGATTTACATCATAAATTGATGAAAGAATTAACTGAGCCTGAAAAAGTAAAAGTTTTACTTGCACAAGCACTTTTTGGCGAACCAGATGTTTTACTTTTAGATGAGCCTACAAACGGACTTGATGTAAAAGCAATAAGCTGGTTAGAAAACTTTATCATGGGTCTTGAAAATTCAACAGTTATTGTTGTATCACATGATAGACACTTTTTAAATAAAGTTTGTACTCATATCACTGATATAGATTATGGTAAAATTAAAATGTATGTTGGGAACTATGATTTCTGGTATGAATCAAACGAACTTATGAAAACTTTAATTAACAATAAAAATAAAAAATTAGAACAAAAAAGACAAGAATTACAAGAATTTATTGCTAGATTTAGTGCTAATGCCTCTAAGTCTAAACAAGCTACTTCAAGAAAGAAACACTTAGAAAAATTACAACTTGAAGATATGCAAATGTCTAATAGAAAATATCCATTTGTTGAATTTAAACCTGAAAGAGAAGCAGGAAATAACTTACTAAAAGTTGAAAATCTTTCAAAAACTATTGAAGGAGTAAAAGTTTTAGATAATGTTTCTTTTACAATTGAAACAGGAGATAAAGTTGTTTTTCTAGCTAAAAATGATTTGGTAAAAACTACTTTGCTATCTATTTTAGCTGGTGAAATTGAACCTGACTCAGGAACTTACACTTGGGGAGTTACAACTAGCCAAGCATATATGCCAAGAGATAACAGTGAATATTTTAATAACACAGATGTAAACTTAATTGATTGGTTAAGACCATACTCACCAGATGAACATGAAGCATTTATCAGAGGATTTTTAGGAAGAATGTTATTTTCAGGAGATGAAACTCTTAAAAAGGTATCTGTATTATCTGGAGGAGAAAAAGTTAGATGTATGTTATCTAAATTGATGCTTTCGGGAGCTAATGTACTTTTATTTGATAACCCAAGTGACCACTTAGATTTGGAATCAATAACTTCATTAAATAAAGCTTTAATTAAATTTAAAGGTACTATTTTATTTGGAGCTCATGACCATGAGTTTATTCAAACTGTTGCTAATAGAATTATTGAAATAACTCCAAAGGGACTTGTTGATAAAGTAACAACTTATGATGAATATCTAGAAGATGAAACTATCCAAGCTAGATTAGATGAAATGTACAGTTAATATAAAAATTTTTCTTTTATTTTATTTTAAAAAGTGCTAAAATGAAATATATTATTTTATTTTAGTAGGAGGTTTTATAAATGAAAGAATTATTGAAAAAATTAGCTTGGAAAAAATGTCATATTGCTACTGTAAATCATAAATTTAAAGATGCTACTATCTTAGAAGTAACTGATGGTTTTATTCTAATAGAAACATCTGAAAAAGAACAAGTTATCATCAATTTACAATTTGTAAGACTTGTTGTTGAAGCAAAAGAAGGAGCTTTAGCACCTGTATTTGTTCCTCATGATCTATAAGATACAATATTAAATATAAAAATGCTTTCCACTATAATTTGGAAAGCATTTTTTATTTATATGTAGAAATGGTTATTTTATATATTTAAATTTGAAGACTTCCATTTTTTGTTTTCTACTTCTTCTGAATATCTGGCTAAAACAAACATTAAGTCAGATAATCTATTTACATATTTTTGAATAAGAGGATTCAAATCAGGTTCTTGTGATGCAAGAGACACTATTCTTCTTTCAGCTCTTCTCACAACAGTTCTTGCTACATGAAAATGAGCTGCCACTTCATCATCACCAGGTAATATGAAATGTGTTAATGGAGGTAATTTTTGATTATATTCATCAATATATTCTTCCAATAACTTAATATCTTCTTCTTTTATTTGATCTTTCATAATTTCTTTACCTTTAGCATCACTAGCTAAGAAACCACCAAGAACTAATAATTTATTTTGAATTTCTTTTAATCTTTCTTTTATAACTTTATTCTTACAATAATATCTTGCAACTCCAATAAAAGAAGAAGACTCATCAATGCAACCATAAGATTCAACTTTTAAGCTATCTTTTCTAGCTGAACTTCCACCTAATAAATCAGTTTCTCCTTTATCTCCTCTTTTTGTATATACTTTTGTTATATTTACATATTTTTTATCTTCCATATTATTCCTCCAAACTAGAACGGAAATTCATCATCAATTTCAGCAGGGACTCCCATATCATCAGATGAAGTTTCATCAAAAACAGGTGCTTCCATTACATTATTTGTTTTGTTTGTATTATGCCCATAAGATGAAGTATCTGCTGTTCCACTATTTGCCTTAGCTTCTCCAAATTCAACTGAATCAACAACAACAACATAAGTAGTTACTTTTTTTCCTTCTGATTCATATTGACTCATTTGTAATTTTCCATTTAGTAAAATTTTTCTTCCTTTTCTAAAATACTCTCCAATAAACTCAGCTGTTTTTCCAAAAGCAACACAGTTTATAAAGTCAGCTGTTTGAGAACTTTTATCAGCACTAGATTGAAAAGGTCTATCAACTGCTATTGAAAATCTTGAATATGCCTTTCCACTTTGCCCAAATTTTAATTCTGGATCTCTTGTAAGTCTTCCATTTAAAACAACTAAATTCATATTTTTCTCCTCTCTTAATTTTATGTTATATATTTATTCTAAATTTAATTTAAAAATAAGTCAACCATTATTTTTTATTTTTTACAAATTTAATAAATTTTTAATGTTTGATTAATCAAAATATATGTTAAAATATATGGTAAGAAAGGAGGAATTTTTATGGTAAAAATAGAAGTTGCAAAAGCCATTGATTTTAATCAACTTATAAATTCAAAAGATGCTGAAGTTGTAAGTATGAGAATTTTAAATCAATCAAATAGCTATATTTCTTTATTTTCATTAGCTAAAAATGAAGAGATTACAGCTGAAGCTATGTTAGGAAATAGATATTATTATTGTTTTAATGGTAGTGGGGAAGTGGCTATTGAAAATAATAAAAAACTTATTAAAAATGGTGATTTTTTAGAAGTTTTAGCTCATAATAACTACTCTATAAAATCATCTGATACTTTAAAACTTATTGAAATTGGAGAAAAAATAGGAGATGAAGCTATGGAAAACCAAACTTTAAAAATGTTAGAAGCTGCAAGTGCTTTTAATCTTGCAGATTGTGTAGAATATAAAGAAGGGCAAATTGTAAGTAAAAACTTAGTTGCAAAGTCTAATTTAGTTATAACTATTATGTCATTCTGGAAAGGGGAAGCACTAGATCCTCATAAAGCACCTGGTGATGCACTTGTTACTGTTCTTGATGGAGAAGGTAAATACATTGTTGATGGAAAGCCTTTTATTGTGAAAAAAGGAGAAAGTGCAGTTTTACCTGCTAATATTCCTCATGCTGTTGAAGCAGTAGAAAACTTTAAAATGATGTTAACACTTGTAAAATAATACTACTGAACTGAAAAGATTAAGAAGTAATAAAATGTATTAAAAATAGTTTGTTGTTAGCTAAATTTCTTAACACTTAAAAATTAAAATACAACTTCACTTATTTTTAATTACATTTCTTTTTCTTAATCTTTTTTTAATTTATCTATGATATAATTAAATGAAATAAAATAATTTCTTTATTTTTAATAATTTTTGGGGAGGAAAGATGGAAAATTTTTATTTTAATACCTTTGATGGAAATAAAATTTTTTATAGAACATGGAATTTTGAAAAAAATAAGAAAACTTTAATTATCATTCATAGAGGACATGAGCATTCAGAAAGATTAAGTGAATTAGCACAAGACGAGAAATTTTTAAAATACAATATTTTTGCTTATGATTTAAGAGGACATGGTTACACAGAAACTAAGACTTCACCTAATGCTATGGACTATGTTAGAGATTTAGCTTCTTTTGTAAATCATATAAAAAATAAATATCAAATAAAAGAAGAAGATATTTTTATTGTTGCAAATAGTATAGGTGGAGTTATACTCTCTGCCTATGTTCATGATTTTGCACCAAATATAGCAGGTATAGCTTTACTTGCACCTGCCTTTGAAATAAAACTTTATATTCCTTTTGCTAGAGAGCTTGTTATATTACTTACTAAAATAAAAAAAGATGCTAAGGTTATGAGTTATGTAAAAGCAAAAGTTTTAACTCATGATGTTGAGGAACAAAATAAATATAATTCTGATAAACTTATCAATAAAGAAATCAATGCTAGACTATTAATTGACTTAGCTGATATGGGAAAAAGATTGGTTGAAGATTCTATGGCAATAGAATTACCTACAATAATATTTTCTGCTGAAAAAGACTATGTTGTTAAAAACTCTGCCCAAAAAAAATTCTTCTTAAATTTATCTTCTAAAAAGAGAGAATTTGTAGAACTTGAAAATTTTTATCATGGAATAATCTTTGAAAAAGAAAGACAAAAAGTATATAAAATGTTAGATGATTTTATGCAAGATGTTTTTAAAAATCAAAATACTGAACTTGATGTTTCTCCTAGAGAATTTTCAAGAAAGGAGTATGAGAGGATAGCCTTAGAAGAATATCCACTAAGTGAAAAAATATTTTATTCTATCCAAAAATTTTCAATGAAAACTTTTGGCTTTTTAAGCAAAGGGATGAGTTTAGGTTTAAAATATGGTTTTGATTCTGGAATTTCCCTTGATTATATTTATAAAAATCAAGCTAATGGAAAATTATTAATAGGAAAGTTTATAGATAGATTTTATCTTAATCAAATTGGTTGGGCAGGTGTAAGAGAAAGAAAGAAAAACTTACTTGCTTTAATTGAAGAAAAAATAAATAATTTAGGTGAAGAAAATGTTAAAGTTCTAGATGTTGCTGGTGGAACTGGAAATTATTTATTTGATATTAAAGGAAAATATCCAAAGGTAGAGATTTTAATAAACGAATTTAAAAAATCAAATATTGAAGTTGGAGAAGAAGTTATTAAAAAAAATAATTGGGAAAATATATCTTTTGTAAATTACGACTGTTTTGACAAGGAAACTTATAAAAAAATAAATTATACTCCCAATATAGTTATAATCTCAGGAGTTTTTGAGCTCTTTGAAGATAATAGTATGCTTGAAAATACTATATCAGGGATAACAGAAATCTTAGATAAAAATAGTGCTGTTATCTATACAGGTCAACCTTGGCACCCTCAATTAAAGCAAATAGCCTTAGTTCTTAATAGCCATAAAGGAAATGATAAATCTTGGCTTATGAGAAGAAGAAGTGAAAAAGAGCTAGATAGCTTATTTGAAAATTATAATTTAAAGAAAGAAAAAATGCTAATTGATAATGATGGAATTTTTACTGTTTCATTAGCAGAATTGAGGTAGATGTGGATATTTCTATATATAAATTAAAAACAAAATTCCAAAACTTGCTTATGCCTATTTGTGAAAAATTAGTAAAATTAAAAATCACACCTAATCAAATAACAGTGACAACTGTTTTATTGAATATAATTTTTGCTGGAATAATCTATAAATTTAGTAACTATAACTTTTTATATTTAACAGTACCTCTATTTCTATTTTTAAGAATGGCATTAAATGCTTTAGATGGTATGATAGCTAATAAATTTAACCAAAAAACTAAAATAGGAGTTTTTTACAATGAAGCAGGAGATGTTATATCAGATACAGTTTTCTTCTATATATTTTTAAGAGTTGTTGAAGTAAATGAAGTCTATAATCTTCTTTTTATATTCTTATCAGCTTTATCAGAATATATAGGAGTAGTTACAGTAATGGTAGATAATAAAAGACATTATGAAGGACCTATGGGAAAAAGCGATAGAGCTTTCTTAATAAGTTTACTTGCTATTATTTATTTTTTTGTAGGAAATCAGTATTTTGATTATATTCTAATTTTATCTATAATTTTATTAATTTTTACAATACATAATAGAGTAAAATCTTCTTTAAGGGGTGAATGATGTGTTGCTTCTTATGTTAGTTGTAGATATTCTAGCTTTAATTATTTTATTTTTTATAAGAAATAAGATTTCAGATAAAAAATTTATTAATATAAAACAAAGGATATTTACTTGGTTTATTATAATTATATTATTCTATTTAGGAAGTAAAGATAGAATTTATATGCTCATACTTTTTGGACTTATCTCT from Fusobacterium hwasookii encodes the following:
- the map gene encoding type I methionyl aminopeptidase, giving the protein MRLIKTLDEIKGIKKANQIIAKIYTDIIPPYLKAGITTREIDKIIDDYIRSCGARPACIGVEGFYGPFPSATCISVNEEVVHGVPGNRVIKDGDIVSLDIVTELNGYYGDSAKTFAIGEIDEESKKLLEVTEKSREIGIEAAVVGNRLGDLGHAIQSYVEKNGFSVVRDFAGHGVGLDLHEEPMIPNYGRKGRGLKIENGMVLAIEPMVNVGTYKVAIMPDGWTVVTRDGKRSAHFEHSVAIIDGKAVVLSELD
- a CDS encoding adenylate kinase → MINLNLVLFGAPGAGKGTQAKFIVDKYGIPQISTGDILRVAVANQTKLGLEAKKFMDAGQLVPDEVVNGLVAERLAEKDCEKGFIMDGFPRTVVQAKALDEILTKLGKQIEKVIALNVPDADIIERITGRRTSKVTGKIYHIKFNPPVDEKEEDLVQRVDDTEEVVVKRLETYHNQTAPVLDYYKAQNKVTEIDGTKKLEDITQDIFKILG
- a CDS encoding SDR family oxidoreductase, which gives rise to MKKILIMGGNQFVGKEIVKNFLEKDYIVYVLNRGTRKNIEGVFFLKADRNNYIETENILKNIEVDIIVDVSAYTEEQVDILQKVMKDRFKQYILISSASVYNSIESAPVNEESEIGENLIWGDYAKNKYLAEQKTIENSNLYNFKYTIYRPFYIYGIGNNLDRENYFFSRIKYDLPIYIPSKNNIIQFGYVEDLALAIESSINNSDFYNQIFNISGDEYVTMSEFIEICAKVINKKTTIKYVDTAKSQIKVRDWFPFREVNLFGDISKLENTGFRNTYSLVQGLEKTYKYNDKNNLILKPVLHKIEIEN
- a CDS encoding ABC-F family ATP-binding cassette domain-containing protein, translated to MIATASLGMRFSGRKLFEDVNLKFTPGNCYGVIGANGAGKSTFVKILSGELEATEGEVIFDKNKRMSVLKQDHFQYEEEEVLNVVLMGNKKLWDIMVEKNAIYAKTNFTDEDGIRAAELEGEFAELNGWDAETEAETLLMGLKIGADLHHKLMKELTEPEKVKVLLAQALFGEPDVLLLDEPTNGLDVKAISWLENFIMGLENSTVIVVSHDRHFLNKVCTHITDIDYGKIKMYVGNYDFWYESNELMKTLINNKNKKLEQKRQELQEFIARFSANASKSKQATSRKKHLEKLQLEDMQMSNRKYPFVEFKPEREAGNNLLKVENLSKTIEGVKVLDNVSFTIETGDKVVFLAKNDLVKTTLLSILAGEIEPDSGTYTWGVTTSQAYMPRDNSEYFNNTDVNLIDWLRPYSPDEHEAFIRGFLGRMLFSGDETLKKVSVLSGGEKVRCMLSKLMLSGANVLLFDNPSDHLDLESITSLNKALIKFKGTILFGAHDHEFIQTVANRIIEITPKGLVDKVTTYDEYLEDETIQARLDEMYS
- a CDS encoding cob(I)yrinic acid a,c-diamide adenosyltransferase; this encodes MEDKKYVNITKVYTKRGDKGETDLLGGSSARKDSLKVESYGCIDESSSFIGVARYYCKNKVIKERLKEIQNKLLVLGGFLASDAKGKEIMKDQIKEEDIKLLEEYIDEYNQKLPPLTHFILPGDDEVAAHFHVARTVVRRAERRIVSLASQEPDLNPLIQKYVNRLSDLMFVLARYSEEVENKKWKSSNLNI
- a CDS encoding single-stranded DNA-binding protein, coding for MNLVVLNGRLTRDPELKFGQSGKAYSRFSIAVDRPFQSSADKSSQTADFINCVAFGKTAEFIGEYFRKGRKILLNGKLQMSQYESEGKKVTTYVVVVDSVEFGEAKANSGTADTSSYGHNTNKTNNVMEAPVFDETSSDDMGVPAEIDDEFPF
- a CDS encoding cupin domain-containing protein; amino-acid sequence: MVKIEVAKAIDFNQLINSKDAEVVSMRILNQSNSYISLFSLAKNEEITAEAMLGNRYYYCFNGSGEVAIENNKKLIKNGDFLEVLAHNNYSIKSSDTLKLIEIGEKIGDEAMENQTLKMLEAASAFNLADCVEYKEGQIVSKNLVAKSNLVITIMSFWKGEALDPHKAPGDALVTVLDGEGKYIVDGKPFIVKKGESAVLPANIPHAVEAVENFKMMLTLVK
- a CDS encoding bifunctional alpha/beta hydrolase/class I SAM-dependent methyltransferase, yielding MENFYFNTFDGNKIFYRTWNFEKNKKTLIIIHRGHEHSERLSELAQDEKFLKYNIFAYDLRGHGYTETKTSPNAMDYVRDLASFVNHIKNKYQIKEEDIFIVANSIGGVILSAYVHDFAPNIAGIALLAPAFEIKLYIPFARELVILLTKIKKDAKVMSYVKAKVLTHDVEEQNKYNSDKLINKEINARLLIDLADMGKRLVEDSMAIELPTIIFSAEKDYVVKNSAQKKFFLNLSSKKREFVELENFYHGIIFEKERQKVYKMLDDFMQDVFKNQNTELDVSPREFSRKEYERIALEEYPLSEKIFYSIQKFSMKTFGFLSKGMSLGLKYGFDSGISLDYIYKNQANGKLLIGKFIDRFYLNQIGWAGVRERKKNLLALIEEKINNLGEENVKVLDVAGGTGNYLFDIKGKYPKVEILINEFKKSNIEVGEEVIKKNNWENISFVNYDCFDKETYKKINYTPNIVIISGVFELFEDNSMLENTISGITEILDKNSAVIYTGQPWHPQLKQIALVLNSHKGNDKSWLMRRRSEKELDSLFENYNLKKEKMLIDNDGIFTVSLAELR
- a CDS encoding CDP-alcohol phosphatidyltransferase family protein — its product is MDISIYKLKTKFQNLLMPICEKLVKLKITPNQITVTTVLLNIIFAGIIYKFSNYNFLYLTVPLFLFLRMALNALDGMIANKFNQKTKIGVFYNEAGDVISDTVFFYIFLRVVEVNEVYNLLFIFLSALSEYIGVVTVMVDNKRHYEGPMGKSDRAFLISLLAIIYFFVGNQYFDYILILSIILLIFTIHNRVKSSLRGE